The genomic region CGAGCTCGCGGCAGGGGTGACCACGCGCATCTTCTCCGGCGAGCAGGCGATGCTGTCGGTGGTGACGCTGGCGCCGCATGCGCAAGGCACGCTGCACCATCATCCCGAGGAGCAGTGGGGCGTGCTGCTCGACGGCTCCGCCATCCGCGTCCAGGGTGATGAGGAGATTGCCGTGAAGAAAGGCGACTTCTGGCGCACGCCGGGTAATGTGCCGCACACCATGCGCGCCGGCCCCGACGGCGCCCGCGTGCTGGACATCTTCA from Bradyrhizobium lupini harbors:
- a CDS encoding cupin domain-containing protein, which encodes MSQQDEFHNLDDNGDGLFRELAAGVTTRIFSGEQAMLSVVTLAPHAQGTLHHHPEEQWGVLLDGSAIRVQGDEEIAVKKGDFWRTPGNVPHTMRAGPDGARVLDIFSPPRPEYRKAGSGFGTT